A genome region from Meriones unguiculatus strain TT.TT164.6M chromosome 2, Bangor_MerUng_6.1, whole genome shotgun sequence includes the following:
- the Pfn2 gene encoding profilin-2 isoform X2: MAGWQSYVDNLMCDGCCQEAAIVGYCDAKYVWAATAGGVFQSITPVEIDMIVGKDREGFFTNGLTLGAKKCSVIRDSLYVDGDCTMDIRTKSQGGEPTYNVAVGRAGRALVIVMGKEGVHGGTLNKKAYELALYLRRSDV; the protein is encoded by the exons ATGGCCGGTTGGCAGAGCTACGTGGATAACCTGATGTGCGATGGCTGCTGCCAGGAGGCCGCCATTGTCGGCTACTGCGACGCCAAATACGTCTGGGCGGCCACGGCCGGGGGCGTCTTCCAGAGCATCACG CCAGTAGAAATAGATATGATTGTAGGAAAAGACCGGGAAGGTTTCTTTACCAACGGTTTGACTCTTGGAGCAAAGAAGTGTTCAGTGATCAGAGATAGTCTATATGTTGATGGTGACTGCACAATGGATATCCGGACAAAGAGTCAAGGTGGGGAGCCAACATACAATGTTGCCGTTGGCAGAGCTGGTAGag CATTGGTTATAGTCATGGGAAAGGAAGGTGTCCACGGAGGCACACTTAACAAGAAAGCATATGAACTCGCTTTATACCTGAGGAGGTCTGATGTGTAA
- the Pfn2 gene encoding profilin-2 isoform X1: protein MAGWQSYVDNLMCDGCCQEAAIVGYCDAKYVWAATAGGVFQSITPVEIDMIVGKDREGFFTNGLTLGAKKCSVIRDSLYVDGDCTMDIRTKSQGGEPTYNVAVGRAGRVLVFVMGKEGVHGGGLNKKAYSMAKYLRDSGF from the exons ATGGCCGGTTGGCAGAGCTACGTGGATAACCTGATGTGCGATGGCTGCTGCCAGGAGGCCGCCATTGTCGGCTACTGCGACGCCAAATACGTCTGGGCGGCCACGGCCGGGGGCGTCTTCCAGAGCATCACG CCAGTAGAAATAGATATGATTGTAGGAAAAGACCGGGAAGGTTTCTTTACCAACGGTTTGACTCTTGGAGCAAAGAAGTGTTCAGTGATCAGAGATAGTCTATATGTTGATGGTGACTGCACAATGGATATCCGGACAAAGAGTCAAGGTGGGGAGCCAACATACAATGTTGCCGTTGGCAGAGCTGGTAGag tcttggtCTTTGTAATGGGAAAAGAAGGGGTCCATGGAGGCGGATTGAATAAGAAGGCATACTCAATGGCAAAATACTTGAGAGACTCTGGGTTCTAG